One Lates calcarifer isolate ASB-BC8 unplaced genomic scaffold, TLL_Latcal_v3 _unitig_5156_quiver_683, whole genome shotgun sequence DNA segment encodes these proteins:
- the LOC108873869 gene encoding stonustoxin subunit beta: protein MDPDAVKTTVMAALGQPFSLGMLYDCHRNSLIPAISLWDREDLSKHIGERPQYYSDFEIVASESSEDKYSALNVDESLKASLLFGLIELGGSAKYPNNNMTSKNQARVTLKYEATTKFQELSMNHLAAAKVQHPDIFKKGVATHVVTAILYGAQAFFVFDRKCLKEKIIKRFKGT from the exons ATGGACCCTGATGCTGTAAAAACGACTGTGATGGCAGCACTCGGCCAACCTTTCAGTCTTGGGATGCTCTATGATTGCCACAGAAATTCACTCATCCCTG CTATTTCACTGTGGGACCGTGAGGATCTATCGAAACATATCGGAGAGAGACCACAGTACTACAGTGACTTTGAGATAGTTGCATCTGAGTCATCTGAGGACAAATATTCAGCACTAAATGTTGATGAATCCCTGAAGGCAAGTTTACTATTTGGACTGATAGAGCTTGGTGGATCAGCCAAATACCCGAATAATAACATGACATCCAAAAATCAAGCCAGGGTAACACtgaaatatgaagctaccacaAAGTTCCAGGAGCTGTCGATGAATCATCTAGCAGCAGCCAAAGTGCAGCATCCAGATATTTTTAAGAAAGGAGTAGCAACACATGTAGTCACAGCTATCCTTTATGGAGCACAAGCCTTCTTTGTGTTTGACCGGAAGTGTCTGAAGGAGAAGATTATCAAGAGGTTCAAGGGAACATGA
- the LOC108873868 gene encoding uncharacterized protein LOC108873868, with the protein MDRTISCGSVEQQLELKDLAQAVIGPLKRGLCSFNVLEMLLSIDADIVLPGCPTFSDVRSEIVNMKQQMEESEQVATNKLHCLDEETERLTAEQSLLAEQKKQRESELENLKTQLESYRSSLESYTEALETERRNLRSAEDTLDGMRKRRDTAEIVRNVGIGVTFIPFWGWIAGPAMIVGGAIDMSQASDAVDRAKKEVENCESQVNSYSNKVSEYRSSIHQAERDIQETDRKIDEAKAKLQALTVKREVVADVQAKVRRAVRQLGLLCGVGSAAELQTRHQILLEPVVKVMEEMTAALGHITGEDLLHTEGIKKLMLDLKTNQNKLKQLPDTKKSSDDYY; encoded by the exons ATGGATCGGACCATTTCTTGTGG ATCtgtagagcagcagctggagctgaagGACCTGGCCCAGGCTGTGATTGGTCCACTGAAGAGGGGACTCTGTTCCTTCAACGTCTTAGAGATGCTCCTCAGTATAGACGCAGACATCGTCCTTCCTGGATGTCCGACCTTTAGCGATGTCAGATCAGAGATTGTGAACATGaagcagcagatggaggagtCAGAGCAGGTGGCCACAAACAAGCTTCACTGTCTGGATGAGGAGACTGAGCGTCTCACTGCAGAGCAGAGTCTGttagcagagcagaaaaaacagagagagtctGAGTTAGAgaacctgaaaacacagctggagTCCTACAGGTCCTCTCTGGAGAGTTACACTGAAgctctggagacagagaggagaaacctGAGGTCAGCAGAAGACACCCTGGATGGtatgagaaagagaagggacACGGCTGAGATAGTGAGAAATGTTGGGATTGGTGTCACCTTTATCCCTTTTTGGGGGTGGATTGCTG GACCAGCTATGATCGTCGGTGGTGCCATCGACATGAGCCAGGCCTCTGATGCTGTAGACAGAGCTAAGAAAGAAGTGGAGAACTGTGAATCTCAGGTGAACTCATACTCTAACAAAGTGTCTGAGTACAGATCCTCCATCCATCAAGCTGAGCGTGACATCCAAGAGACTGACAGGAAGATTGATGAGGCCAAGGCCAAACTGCAGGCTCTGACTGTGAAGAGGGAGGTCGTTGCTGATGTTCAGGCTAAAGTGAGACGAGCCGTCCGTCAGCTGGGGCTGCTGTGTGGGGTGGGGAGTGCAGCAGAGCTGCAGACCCGACACCAGATCCTGCTGGAGCCTGTGGTgaaggtgatggaggagatgaCAGCAGCACTGGGTCACATCACTGGAGAGGATCTGCTGCACACAGAAGGTATAAAGAAGCTGATGTTGGACTTGAAGACGAAccagaacaaactgaaacaacttCCTGACACCAAGAAGAGTTCAGATGATTATTACTGA
- the LOC108873866 gene encoding neoverrucotoxin subunit alpha isoform X3 → MSGLMSKNQARVTLKYEATTKFQELSMNHLAADKMQHPDIFKKGVATHVVTAILYGAQAFFVFDRDVSKDEDHQDIHGKLKMTIKKIPSFSIEGEGSLHMEDKNITNEEKFSCKFHGDFFLEKNPVSFQDAVQVYQSLPKLLEANRENVVPLKVWLLPLTCLSSSATTLLHEIRTELVHKAQRVLEDFIELEMRCNDAMKTTIAQQFPEIKKNRKTFKELCFDFKVEFQRTLAKKLPLVRGGDEKESVLAEILEQRHTSFNNMNLNEWMDCIEEEIYTLMSFTNKMKNTKIIPSRNDLYKEVHRAKHTVCFVFTSKKGAEPYLSALTNYLKEPAEPYHVEEAAEKPQWFSTKEVLEQMRHKAKLFIDFAEANKENNNIQFLTTSLANENTETKGTSIYHYEDGIIVTEDFEPPAEPEIGPVTHESVTVKTTCYSVEYCVSGEDEWRQETASADGDVTVSGLTPDTEYMFRCRAECSAGVAPSRKVRTTAI, encoded by the coding sequence ATGAGTGGACTGATGTCCAAAAACCAAGCCAGGGTAACACtgaaatatgaagctaccacaAAGTTCCAGGAGCTGTCGATGAATCATCTAGCAGCAGACAAAATGCAGCATCCAGATATTTTTAAGAAAGGAGTAGCAACACATGTAGTCACAGCTATCCTTTATGGAGCACAAGCCTTCTTTGTGTTTGACCGGGACGTGTCTAAAGATGAGGATCATCAAGACATTCATGGAAAGTTGAAGATGACAATAAAGAAGATTCCCAGTTTTTCGATAGAGGGTGAGGGTTCCCTACACATGGAAGATAAGAACATTACAAATGAAGAGAAATTTTCCTGCAAATTCCATGGAGACTTCTTCCTTGAGAAAAATCCTGTGTCTTTCCAGGATGCAGTACAAGTCTACCAAAGTCTCCCAAAACTGCTGGAAGCAAATAGAGAAAACGTTGTGCCATTGAAGGTTTGGCTTTTGCCGCTGACATGCTTAAGTTCCTCTGCTACTACATTACTGCACGAGATAAGAACAGAATTAGTACATAAAGCACAGCGTGTCCTGGAAGACTTTATTGAGCTGGAAATGAGGTGTAATGATGCAATGAAAACCACCATTGCACAGCAGTTCCCAGAGATTAAGAAAAACCGTAAAACATTCAAAGAACTGTGCTTCGATTTCAAGGTGGAATTCCAACGAACCTTGGCAAAGAAACTTCCATTAGTCCGGGGAGGAGATGAAAAGGAGAGTGTGCTGGCTGAAATCCTGGAACAACGACATACCTCTTTTAACAACATGAATCTGAATGAGTGGATGGATTGTATAGAGGAAGAAATCTATACCTTAATGTCTTTCACcaacaagatgaaaaacacCAAGATCATCCCATCTCGAAATGACCTGTACAAGGAAGTTCACAGAGcaaaacatactgtgtgttttgtgttcacCTCAAAGAAAGGTGCTGAACCATACCTGTCAGCTTTGACAAACTACTTGAAAGAACCAGCTGAACCATATCATGTggaggaggctgcagagaaGCCACAGTGGTTCTCAACAAAAGAAGTATTGGAGCAAATGAGGCATAAAGCAAAGCTCTTCATTGATTTTGCTGAAGCCAACAAGGAGAACAACAACATTCAATTCCTGACAACGAGTTTAGCAAATGAGAATACTGAAACTAAAGGTACAAGCATCTACCATTATGAAGATGGTATTATTGTCACTGAAGACTTTGAGCCACCCGCAGAGCCTGAAATAGGACCTGTTACTCATGAAAGTGTGACGGTGAAAACCACCTGCTACTCTGTTGAGTACTGTGTCAGTGGAGAAGATGAATGGAGACAAGAGACAGCGTCAGCTGATGGAGACGTCACAGTGAGCGGTCTGACTCCTGACACAGAGTATATGTTCAGATGCAGAGCAGAGTGCTCAGCAGGTGTTGCGCCATCCAGAAAAGTCAGGACAACTGCTATCTAA
- the LOC108873866 gene encoding neoverrucotoxin subunit alpha isoform X2 yields MGILALFRELALLAWLTKKSRLFWLPSSSSGLSLWDRDHLLANIIERPQYYSDFEIVASDSTEDKLSLLNVNASLTASFMSGLMSKNQARVTLKYEATTKFQELSMNHLAADKMQHPDIFKKGVATHVVTAILYGAQAFFVFDRDVSKDEDHQDIHGKLKMTIKKIPSFSIEGEGSLHMEDKNITNEEKFSCKFHGDFFLEKNPVSFQDAVQVYQSLPKLLEANRENVVPLKVWLLPLTCLSSSATTLLHEIRTELVHKAQRVLEDFIELEMRCNDAMKTTIAQQFPEIKKNRKTFKELCFDFKVEFQRTLAKKLPLVRGGDEKESVLAEILEQRHTSFNNMNLNEWMDCIEEEIYTLMSFTNKMKNTKIIPSRNDLYKEVHRAKHTVCFVFTSKKGAEPYLSALTNYLKEPAEPYHVEEAAEKPQWFSTKEVLEQMRHKAKLFIDFAEANKENNNIQFLTTSLANENTETKGTSIYHYEDGIIVTEDFEPPAEPEIGPVTHESVTVKTTCYSVEYCVSGEDEWRQETASADGDVTVSGLTPDTEYMFRCRAECSAGVAPSRKVRTTAI; encoded by the exons ATGGGAATTCTGGCTCTTTTTAGAGAACTGGCTCTTTTGGCTTGGCTCACTAAAAAGAGCCGGCTCTTTTGGCTCCCAAGCAGCTCTTCAg GCTTATCACTGTGGGACCGTGATCATCTGTTGGCAAATATCATAGAGAGACCACAGTACTACAGTGACTTTGAGATAGTTGCATCTGACTCAACTGAGGACAAATTGTCTCTCCTAAATGTTAACGCATCTCTGACAGCAAGTTTCATGAGTGGACTGATGTCCAAAAACCAAGCCAGGGTAACACtgaaatatgaagctaccacaAAGTTCCAGGAGCTGTCGATGAATCATCTAGCAGCAGACAAAATGCAGCATCCAGATATTTTTAAGAAAGGAGTAGCAACACATGTAGTCACAGCTATCCTTTATGGAGCACAAGCCTTCTTTGTGTTTGACCGGGACGTGTCTAAAGATGAGGATCATCAAGACATTCATGGAAAGTTGAAGATGACAATAAAGAAGATTCCCAGTTTTTCGATAGAGGGTGAGGGTTCCCTACACATGGAAGATAAGAACATTACAAATGAAGAGAAATTTTCCTGCAAATTCCATGGAGACTTCTTCCTTGAGAAAAATCCTGTGTCTTTCCAGGATGCAGTACAAGTCTACCAAAGTCTCCCAAAACTGCTGGAAGCAAATAGAGAAAACGTTGTGCCATTGAAGGTTTGGCTTTTGCCGCTGACATGCTTAAGTTCCTCTGCTACTACATTACTGCACGAGATAAGAACAGAATTAGTACATAAAGCACAGCGTGTCCTGGAAGACTTTATTGAGCTGGAAATGAGGTGTAATGATGCAATGAAAACCACCATTGCACAGCAGTTCCCAGAGATTAAGAAAAACCGTAAAACATTCAAAGAACTGTGCTTCGATTTCAAGGTGGAATTCCAACGAACCTTGGCAAAGAAACTTCCATTAGTCCGGGGAGGAGATGAAAAGGAGAGTGTGCTGGCTGAAATCCTGGAACAACGACATACCTCTTTTAACAACATGAATCTGAATGAGTGGATGGATTGTATAGAGGAAGAAATCTATACCTTAATGTCTTTCACcaacaagatgaaaaacacCAAGATCATCCCATCTCGAAATGACCTGTACAAGGAAGTTCACAGAGcaaaacatactgtgtgttttgtgttcacCTCAAAGAAAGGTGCTGAACCATACCTGTCAGCTTTGACAAACTACTTGAAAGAACCAGCTGAACCATATCATGTggaggaggctgcagagaaGCCACAGTGGTTCTCAACAAAAGAAGTATTGGAGCAAATGAGGCATAAAGCAAAGCTCTTCATTGATTTTGCTGAAGCCAACAAGGAGAACAACAACATTCAATTCCTGACAACGAGTTTAGCAAATGAGAATACTGAAACTAAAGGTACAAGCATCTACCATTATGAAGATGGTATTATTGTCACTGAAGACTTTGAGCCACCCGCAGAGCCTGAAATAGGACCTGTTACTCATGAAAGTGTGACGGTGAAAACCACCTGCTACTCTGTTGAGTACTGTGTCAGTGGAGAAGATGAATGGAGACAAGAGACAGCGTCAGCTGATGGAGACGTCACAGTGAGCGGTCTGACTCCTGACACAGAGTATATGTTCAGATGCAGAGCAGAGTGCTCAGCAGGTGTTGCGCCATCCAGAAAAGTCAGGACAACTGCTATCTAA
- the LOC108873866 gene encoding neoverrucotoxin subunit alpha isoform X1, translating to MDPETSKTITVAAIGRPFSPGMLYDCRHDSLIPGLSLWDRDHLLANIIERPQYYSDFEIVASDSTEDKLSLLNVNASLTASFMSGLMSKNQARVTLKYEATTKFQELSMNHLAADKMQHPDIFKKGVATHVVTAILYGAQAFFVFDRDVSKDEDHQDIHGKLKMTIKKIPSFSIEGEGSLHMEDKNITNEEKFSCKFHGDFFLEKNPVSFQDAVQVYQSLPKLLEANRENVVPLKVWLLPLTCLSSSATTLLHEIRTELVHKAQRVLEDFIELEMRCNDAMKTTIAQQFPEIKKNRKTFKELCFDFKVEFQRTLAKKLPLVRGGDEKESVLAEILEQRHTSFNNMNLNEWMDCIEEEIYTLMSFTNKMKNTKIIPSRNDLYKEVHRAKHTVCFVFTSKKGAEPYLSALTNYLKEPAEPYHVEEAAEKPQWFSTKEVLEQMRHKAKLFIDFAEANKENNNIQFLTTSLANENTETKGTSIYHYEDGIIVTEDFEPPAEPEIGPVTHESVTVKTTCYSVEYCVSGEDEWRQETASADGDVTVSGLTPDTEYMFRCRAECSAGVAPSRKVRTTAI from the exons ATGGACCCTGAAACCAGCAAGACAATAACGGTTGCTGCAATTGGACGGCCTTTTAGCCCCGGGATGCTGTATGATTGCCGCCACGACTCACTCATCCCTG GCTTATCACTGTGGGACCGTGATCATCTGTTGGCAAATATCATAGAGAGACCACAGTACTACAGTGACTTTGAGATAGTTGCATCTGACTCAACTGAGGACAAATTGTCTCTCCTAAATGTTAACGCATCTCTGACAGCAAGTTTCATGAGTGGACTGATGTCCAAAAACCAAGCCAGGGTAACACtgaaatatgaagctaccacaAAGTTCCAGGAGCTGTCGATGAATCATCTAGCAGCAGACAAAATGCAGCATCCAGATATTTTTAAGAAAGGAGTAGCAACACATGTAGTCACAGCTATCCTTTATGGAGCACAAGCCTTCTTTGTGTTTGACCGGGACGTGTCTAAAGATGAGGATCATCAAGACATTCATGGAAAGTTGAAGATGACAATAAAGAAGATTCCCAGTTTTTCGATAGAGGGTGAGGGTTCCCTACACATGGAAGATAAGAACATTACAAATGAAGAGAAATTTTCCTGCAAATTCCATGGAGACTTCTTCCTTGAGAAAAATCCTGTGTCTTTCCAGGATGCAGTACAAGTCTACCAAAGTCTCCCAAAACTGCTGGAAGCAAATAGAGAAAACGTTGTGCCATTGAAGGTTTGGCTTTTGCCGCTGACATGCTTAAGTTCCTCTGCTACTACATTACTGCACGAGATAAGAACAGAATTAGTACATAAAGCACAGCGTGTCCTGGAAGACTTTATTGAGCTGGAAATGAGGTGTAATGATGCAATGAAAACCACCATTGCACAGCAGTTCCCAGAGATTAAGAAAAACCGTAAAACATTCAAAGAACTGTGCTTCGATTTCAAGGTGGAATTCCAACGAACCTTGGCAAAGAAACTTCCATTAGTCCGGGGAGGAGATGAAAAGGAGAGTGTGCTGGCTGAAATCCTGGAACAACGACATACCTCTTTTAACAACATGAATCTGAATGAGTGGATGGATTGTATAGAGGAAGAAATCTATACCTTAATGTCTTTCACcaacaagatgaaaaacacCAAGATCATCCCATCTCGAAATGACCTGTACAAGGAAGTTCACAGAGcaaaacatactgtgtgttttgtgttcacCTCAAAGAAAGGTGCTGAACCATACCTGTCAGCTTTGACAAACTACTTGAAAGAACCAGCTGAACCATATCATGTggaggaggctgcagagaaGCCACAGTGGTTCTCAACAAAAGAAGTATTGGAGCAAATGAGGCATAAAGCAAAGCTCTTCATTGATTTTGCTGAAGCCAACAAGGAGAACAACAACATTCAATTCCTGACAACGAGTTTAGCAAATGAGAATACTGAAACTAAAGGTACAAGCATCTACCATTATGAAGATGGTATTATTGTCACTGAAGACTTTGAGCCACCCGCAGAGCCTGAAATAGGACCTGTTACTCATGAAAGTGTGACGGTGAAAACCACCTGCTACTCTGTTGAGTACTGTGTCAGTGGAGAAGATGAATGGAGACAAGAGACAGCGTCAGCTGATGGAGACGTCACAGTGAGCGGTCTGACTCCTGACACAGAGTATATGTTCAGATGCAGAGCAGAGTGCTCAGCAGGTGTTGCGCCATCCAGAAAAGTCAGGACAACTGCTATCTAA